Proteins from a genomic interval of Chionomys nivalis chromosome 7, mChiNiv1.1, whole genome shotgun sequence:
- the LOC130877528 gene encoding acid-sensing ion channel 2-like yields MDLKESPSEGSLQPSSIQIFANTSTLHGIRHIFVYGPLTIRRVLWAVAFVGSLGLLLVESSERVSYYFSYQHVTKVDEVVAQSLVFPAVTLCNLNGFRFSRLTTNDLYHAGELLALLDVNLQIPDPHLADPTVLEALRQKANFKHYKPKQFSMLEFLHRVGHDLKDMMLYCKFKGQECGHQDFTTVSTWFSVCSCAYSSVEVVRRWPSV; encoded by the coding sequence ATGGACCTGAAGGAGAGCCCCAGCGAGGGTAGCCTGCAACCTTCCAGCATCCAGATCTTTGCCAACACCTCCACTCTTCATGGCATCCGCCACATCTTCGTGTATGGGCCGCTGACCATCCGGCGTGTGCTTTGGGCAGTGGCCTTCGTGGGTTCTCTGGGCCTGCTGCTCGTTGAAAGCTCTGAGAGGGTGTCCTACTACTTCTCCTATCAGCACGTTACCAAGGTGGATGAGGTGGTGGCCCAGAGCCTGGTCTTCCCAGCTGTGACCCTCTGCAACCTCAATGGCTTCCGGTTCTCCAGGCTTACCACCAATGACCTGTACCACGCTGGAGAGTTGCTGGCCCTGCTGGATGTCAACTTGCAGATTCCTGACCCGCATCTGGCGGACCCCACAGTTCTGGAGGCCCTGCGACAGAAGGCCAACTTCAAACACTACAAACCCAAGCAGTTCAGCATGCTGGAGTTCCTGCACCGGGTAGGCCATGACCTGAAGGATATGATGCTCTATTGCAAGTTCAAGGGGCAGGAGTGTGGACATCAAGACTTCACCACCGTGAGTACTTGGTTTTCAGTTTGTTCTTGTGCTTACTCTTCTGTAGAAGTGGTGCGCCGGTGGCCTTCTGTCTGA